The Candidatus Eisenbacteria bacterium genome includes the window CCACGTGACGGACAAGACCGTCCTTGAGGGCTTCACCATCCGAAACGGGTACGACCCCCGCTTCTCCGGCGGCATCCGGTGCGGCGGCGACGCGATCATCCGGAACAACATCATCGAGGGGTGCCAGTCCGGGTGGGGAGGCGGCGTTTACGTTGCGCCACAGAAGAAACCGACCATCGAGGGGAATCTTTTCCGAAACAACATTTCCACGACGGCCGGCGGCGGTATTTACGCGCAGTTTTCCAGGCCGGTGATCCGGAACAACACCTTCGTGGGGAACAACGCCGAGATCGGCGGGGACGACATTGCTCTCTACGGCACGTCCGCCGTGGTCGAGAACAACCTCTTCACCGGCAACAAGGGGCTTTCCTCGATCTATCTGAAGGGGGACAAGAACGAGATCACGCTCGACTGCAACGCCTTCTGGAACATCAAAGGGCAATGGATCGCCGGCGAAAAAGGGGCCGTCATTCCCGAGGACGGGAACCGCAAAACGGCGGACCCGGGGTTCGCGGACACCCAATCGTACAGTCTGGGCGCCTCCTC containing:
- a CDS encoding right-handed parallel beta-helix repeat-containing protein; the protein is MKRIFPFIVLALFCSAPPSSAVTHHVGQDGVARGYELNETIYGSADGDTILVYPGTYVGAYIYAASKDLVIRSVEGPEKTILDGDKALMVAWFLHVTDKTVLEGFTIRNGYDPRFSGGIRCGGDAIIRNNIIEGCQSGWGGGVYVAPQKKPTIEGNLFRNNISTTAGGGIYAQFSRPVIRNNTFVGNNAEIGGDDIALYGTSAVVENNLFTGNKGLSSIYLKGDKNEITLDCNAFWNIKGQWIAGEKGAVIPEDGNRKTADPGFADTQSYSLGASSPYGKSCSCGPIGWRY